The genome window attatattatgttatTTAGAAATTTTTGTAGTATTAtattatatcatatcatatctaTTGCAATTATAGTGTGAATTATGGGTCTAAATATTAGGAGTGACATATATCCAAAAATTTAGTTGTAATGATGTGGGTATTTTGGTCATTTCATCTTTAGAAACTAGTTATATAGCGCTATTTGAAGCATCTCTTTCTTCCAAGCTTTTGTCGCAAGCCTCGTTGAGCTACACAACTCCCCTCCTTCCATGCACTCCACCGCTCGAAGTCGCCAGCCCATGGCGGCCGCCGCCAGCCGAGACGACTCCGACCACGACAGCAGCTGCTCTTCCTTCAGCACCGCCCTCGACTCCCGCCGGAGTTGGATCAGCGACGTCAGCTTCGGCAGCTCCAGCTCCATCTCCGTCCGCTCCTACTGCGGCGCCAACGGAGGCGACGGCGCCGGGCACCACCAGCAGCAGCTGCTGAAGCCCCACAAGGCCAACCAGGCCGAGTGGGAAGCCATCCGGCGCCTGCGCGCCTCTTCTGGCCACGTCCGCCTCGACCACTTCCGCATCGTGCGCCGCCTCGGGAGCGGCGACCTCGGCAACGTTTATCTCTGCCAGCTCCGCGACCCTCGCTCCCCGGGCTGCCTCTACGCCATGAAGGTTGTCGACCGTGAGGCGCTCGCCTTCCGCAAGAAGCTGCAGCGCGCGGAGACTGAGAAGGAGATCCTCCGCTCGCTCGACCACCCCTTCCTCCCCACTCTCTACGCCGACTTCGACGCCGCCCACTACTCTTGCCTTGTCATGGAGTTCTGCCCCGGCGGCGACCTGCACGTGGCCCGCCAGCGCCAACCCGGGCGCCGCTTCAGCATCTCCTCTGCCAAGTAAGATCAAGCCCCTCTCTTGCTCTCCCAAGAGTTTCGTGGTGACCACGAGGAGTTTGACCGACGAACTGCGTGCATGCATGGCTCCTGTGCAGGTTTTATGCTGCGGAGACGCTCTTAGCGCTGGAGTACCTCCACATGATGGGGGTGGTGTACAGGGACCTGAAGCCGGAGAACGTGCTCGTGAGGGACGACGGCCACATCATGCTCTCCGACTTCGACCTCTCCCTCAAGTGCGACGTCGTCCCCAAGCTCATGATGCAGAGGCTCAGCAGCAAGCTCGCGGCCAAGAACGCCAAAGGCTCCATCTCCTCCTGCGTGCCGCCCATGCAGCCTGTGCTCTCCTGCTTctacggcggcggcggcagcaacgcCAACAAATGCGACAAGAGGGCGAAAaccgaggacgacgacgacgacgacgacgacgcggACGATCAGGAGCTCGACCCAGAGCTCGTCGCAGAGCCCATCGCCGCGCGGTCGAAGTCGTTCGTGGGCACACACGAGTACCTCGCCCCGGAGGTAATCTCTGGCGCCGGCCACGGCAGCGCCGTCGACTGGTGGGCCCTCGGGGTGTTCATCTACGAGATGATCTACGGAAGGACGCCGTTCAAAGGCGAGGACAACGAGAAGACCCTCATCAACATCATCAAGCAGCCGCTTGGCTTCCCcaaggcggcggcagcagcaggcaAGGAGTTGGAAGAGCTGTCGAGAGCTCAAGACCTGATATGCAAGCTCCTGGTGAAGAACCCCAAGAAGAGGATCGGGAGCATGAAGGGCTCTGCCGAGATCAAGAAGCATGAGTTCTTCAAGGGCGTCAACTGGGCTCTTATTAGGTCAG of Musa acuminata AAA Group cultivar baxijiao chromosome BXJ1-7, Cavendish_Baxijiao_AAA, whole genome shotgun sequence contains these proteins:
- the LOC103991288 gene encoding protein kinase PINOID 2-like — encoded protein: MHSTARSRQPMAAAASRDDSDHDSSCSSFSTALDSRRSWISDVSFGSSSSISVRSYCGANGGDGAGHHQQQLLKPHKANQAEWEAIRRLRASSGHVRLDHFRIVRRLGSGDLGNVYLCQLRDPRSPGCLYAMKVVDREALAFRKKLQRAETEKEILRSLDHPFLPTLYADFDAAHYSCLVMEFCPGGDLHVARQRQPGRRFSISSAKFYAAETLLALEYLHMMGVVYRDLKPENVLVRDDGHIMLSDFDLSLKCDVVPKLMMQRLSSKLAAKNAKGSISSCVPPMQPVLSCFYGGGGSNANKCDKRAKTEDDDDDDDDADDQELDPELVAEPIAARSKSFVGTHEYLAPEVISGAGHGSAVDWWALGVFIYEMIYGRTPFKGEDNEKTLINIIKQPLGFPKAAAAAGKELEELSRAQDLICKLLVKNPKKRIGSMKGSAEIKKHEFFKGVNWALIRSVRPPEVPRDPRRGRSRTPSVAQKLSKKARDEPYHIPHHIDYF